A portion of the Euwallacea similis isolate ESF13 chromosome 8, ESF131.1, whole genome shotgun sequence genome contains these proteins:
- the stac gene encoding protein unc-13 homolog 4B isoform X5 → MWKLPSYVSFSHLPKRRIQQVDNGFFERFGSLFREQAEMAQTREQAEKEQVAEAAAQIAPKDDEEEDSEEKLTSAESESSTSDSENEKEDLETEFIAAAFNIDELYTEILYVILHNVGCDVSLEVGQTSLFSYAQDAFRVPNDKHRQLMEIAENKEDPELIINVEVIEAKELKPKDSNGMSDPFVTLYLASNTSHRYNTSVKPMTLNPLWEEHFALPITDKSVDDTLCLEVWDFDPAESVKEKLGKLFEVKGVKGMRKLVKEIAVTATTGQHDNELIGRARIPLNTIPASGMTMWYTLDKKNKVARQGVLKVRICFSSGKNNQVAAQEHRHMRRIILLHELEVSKVSTYWWCGNFSPQAEQLLTQHIAQSGLNPTEVALCSYSVYAGIHHNHPLSFTLFSKLLEKLLRPLQTEIVPEEDLRLFWDATRKLLPSCFSIIRKIRKKNTSEKTVMKQVIEVLKILHYLKILGPTNIDLFPRNLYPWVTCNEEGPHCDIQQTLNDAITQGASDWLNYIIENNKETSGTALARLQNLIQLVQLLRSDLQKAVEFYDKLFIEHMSFQYAKCLYTFYQKQLSSLCEPEVREICKNLKTLDYSGYNFGNGPTTTDQTMDPLAEGTSLFNLYLTIQRFVTLGEGICPADYNGFDIKNFHQWFHEGVAQWLDIAVYKALQRIEKAVDLDQLVHIDATVKYSSSAVDTLTIFYQVNTFWQQLNWPDIESCYSFIAKIIDDICRCCVFYAEKMAAKVEGMGTVDNIYEKKFEVTNEWCLAINNIDYVRETLEPFARDLGMENIIKKIFEMKSPVEAQRCQDTLDIVISNAIDTVRNSIVELLQTVVQKMTPSMKRLLIEGAELCDQDSNSIDRLMLYVDQNLETMHRELNDENFNRTMEIVWDMLSTTLDEIIQTNIENRRPPSFFANLQKTLTLMLGAYKDPSDCTSCDSLRRTEKILRINGLETCDLIHEVHLDLANKFDKLSESPFGEISFRCKFDGDILKIEVMNARDLAVMDSNGTTDSFVRIHLLPEHKFGNIEKPKTKTHNKTLFPLYDETFTLNLNSEQREVKNGLILLSVKDKDLLGYNNQYIGEAFVRFEDIPNTSDSLNNLPQVKKRLGRPTNLEMDAIKALEHRQGDKQAKEFLKKFKQRLVS, encoded by the exons AATCCAGCAAGTAGATAATGGGTTTTTCGAAAGATTTGGTTCGCTCTTCCGCGAGCAAGCGGAAATGGCTCAGACCAGGGAGCAAGCTGAGAAGGAACAAGTTGCAGAAGCAGCCGCACAAATTGCTCCAAAA gaCGATGAGGAAGAAGACTCAGAAGAAAAACTTACATCCGCAGAGAGTGAATCTTCAACTTCAGACTCTGAAAATGAGAAAGAGGACTTGGAAACTGAGTTTATTGCCGCAGCATTTAAT ATTGATGAACTGTACACCGAGATCCTCTACGTGATCCTGCATAATGTAGGTTGTGACGTCAGCCTGGAAGTAGGCCAAACGTCCCTTTTTTCCTATGCCCAGGACGCTTTCCGGGTGCCCAACGACAAGCATCGTCAGCTGATGGAAATCGCCGAAAACAAGGAAGATCCAGAACTGATCATTAACGTTGAAGTTATCGAAGCCAAAGAACTGAAACCCAAAGACTCTAACGGCATGAGCGACCCTTTCGTCACTTTATATTTAGCCTCCAATACCTCTCATCGGTATAATACTTCCGTCAAGCCGATGACTTTGAATCCCCTATGGGAGGAGCATTTTGCATT ACCTATAACTGATAAATCTGTGGATGACACCCTTTGTCTAGAAGTGTGGGATTTTGACCCTGCCGAATCTGTTAAggaaaaattaggaaaactTTTTGAAGTCAAGGGCGTTAAAGGGATGCGCAAGTTGGTGAAGGAAATCGCAGTTACTGCCACTACCGGTCAGCACGACAACGAGCTTATTGGGCGAGCCAGAATTCCTTTAAAC ACGATTCCAGCCTCTGGAATGACTATGTGGTACACTCTGGACAAGAAGAACAAAGTGGCTAGACAGGGCGTTTTGAAGGTGCGCATCTGCTTTAGCTCTGGGAAAAACAATCAAGTGGCAGCCCAGGAACACCGGCATATGCGACGGATTATTCTTCTGCACGAATTGGAAGTTTCCAAG GTCTCCACTTATTGGTGGTGCGGAAACTTTAGTCCGCAGGCCGAGCAGTTGCTCACCCAACACATCGCCCAATCTGGTCTGAACCCCACCGAGGTGGCCCTTTGCTCTTATTCGGTCTACGCAGGAATTCACCACAATCATCCTTTGAGCTTCACGTTGTTTTCAAAACTGTTGGAGAAATTGTTGAGGCCGCTCCAAACCGAGATTGTGCCTGAAGAAGACTTGCGGCTTTTCTGGGATGCTACACGAAAATTGTTGCCGTCGTGTTTCAGTATTATTAGAAAGattagaaagaaaaacacaAGTGAAAAGACTGTGATGAAGcag GTAATCGAAGTGCTGAAAATTCTGCACTACCTTAAGATTCTAGGACCCACAAACATCGATCTATTTCCCCGTAATCTCTACCCTTGGGTAACGTGTAACGAAGAGGGTCCACACTGTGATATTCAACAAACTCTAAACGATGCCATAACTCAAGGAGCTAGCGATTGGTTGAACTACATTATAGAGAATAACAAAGAGACCAGTGGAACTGCTTTGGCGAGGCTTCAGAACTTGATTCAACTGGTTCAGTTGCTCAGAAGTGATTTGCAGAAAGCCGTGGAGTTTTACGATAAGCTTTTCATTGA GCACATGAGTTTCCAATACGCGAAGTGCCTGTACACGTTCTATCAAAAGCAATTGTCGTCGCTATGCGAGCCGGAGGTGCGtgaaatctgcaaaaaccTCAAGACTTTGGATTATTCAGGGTATAATTTTGGTAATGGGCCGACCACCACGGATCAAACCATGGATCCGTTAGCTGAAGGGACTtcgttatttaatttgtatctGACAATTCAGCGCTTTGTCACGTTGGGGGAGGGCATTTGTCCGGCGGATTATAACGGGTTTGACATCAAGAATTTCCATCAG TGGTTCCACGAAGGCGTAGCTCAGTGGCTGGACATAGCCGTATATAAAGCACTTCAAAGGATAGAAAAGGCAGTGGATTTAGACCAACTTGTACACATAGATGCTACTGTGAAATACAGTTCTTCTGCTGTAGACActttgactattttttatcAG GTAAACACGTTCTGGCAGCAACTAAATTGGCCTGACATTGAAAGTTGCTATAGCTTTATAGCCAAAATCATTGAC GACATTTGTCGATGTTGTGTATTTTATGCGGAAAAAATGGCCGCCAAAGTGGAAGGAATGGGCACCGTTGATAATATCTATGAAAAGAAATTCGAGGTGACTAACGAATGGTGTTTGGCGATAAATAACATCGATTATGTACGCGAAACCTTGGAACCGTTCGCTCGAGATCTGggcatggaaaatattatcaaGAAAATATTCGAAATGAAGAGTCCAGTGGAAGCTCAAAGATGTCAAGATACGTTGGATATTGTCATTTCCAATGCCATTGACACTGTTAGAAATTCCATAGTTGAACTGTTACAAACTGTGGTTCAAAAG ATGACTCCTTCAATGAAACGCCTTTTAATTGAAGGCGCTGAGCTATGCGATCAAGACAGCAACAGCATTGATCGATTAATGCTTTATGTGGACCAGAATTTAGAAACTATGCATCGGGAATTGAATGATGAAAACTTCAATCGCACCATGGAAATCGTGTGGGATATGCTTAGTACGACGTTGGATGAAATTATTCAAACTAATATTGAG AATCGTCGTCCCCCCTCATTTTTCGCCAATCTCCAGAAAACCCTAACCCTTATGCTGGGAGCTTACAAAGACCCCTCCGACTGCACTAGCTGTGATTCATTGAGACGTACTGAAAAGATTTTAAGGATTAACGGATTGGAAACTTGCGACCTCATTCACGAAGTGCATTTAGATCTGGCAAATAAATTCGACAAACTTTCCGAGTCGCCTTTCGGAGAGATTTCGTTTCGGTGCAAGTTTGACGGGGACATTTTGAAGATCGAGGTAATGAACGCACGAGACTTGGCTGTGATGGATTCGAATGGAACCACAGATTCTTTCGTACGGATCCATCTTCTCCCCGAGCACAAATTCGGCAACATTGAAAAGCCAAAAACTAAGACTCACAATAAGACGCTTTTCCCGCTTTATGATGAGACTTTTACTTT GAATTTGAATAGTGAACAAAGAGAAGTCAAAAATGGACTTATACTGCTGAGCGTAAAGGATAAAGACTTGCTGGGGTACAATAACCAGTATATTGGAGAGGCGTTTGTGCGATTTGAAGATATTCCAAACACCAGTGATTCACTGAATAATTTACCCCAAGTCAAAAAGAGATTGGGGCGACCGACTAACCTAG AAATGGATGCCATCAAGGCGTTGGAACACAGACAGGGCGACAAACAAGCCAAAGAGTTCCTTAAAAAGTTCAAGCAGAGATTGGTTTCCTAG
- the stac gene encoding protein unc-13 homolog 4B isoform X4 — MDREENLWREMVGKLPEQALKREGEKESQNPVRIQQVDNGFFERFGSLFREQAEMAQTREQAEKEQVAEAAAQIAPKDDEEEDSEEKLTSAESESSTSDSENEKEDLETEFIAAAFNIDELYTEILYVILHNVGCDVSLEVGQTSLFSYAQDAFRVPNDKHRQLMEIAENKEDPELIINVEVIEAKELKPKDSNGMSDPFVTLYLASNTSHRYNTSVKPMTLNPLWEEHFALPITDKSVDDTLCLEVWDFDPAESVKEKLGKLFEVKGVKGMRKLVKEIAVTATTGQHDNELIGRARIPLNTIPASGMTMWYTLDKKNKVARQGVLKVRICFSSGKNNQVAAQEHRHMRRIILLHELEVSKVSTYWWCGNFSPQAEQLLTQHIAQSGLNPTEVALCSYSVYAGIHHNHPLSFTLFSKLLEKLLRPLQTEIVPEEDLRLFWDATRKLLPSCFSIIRKIRKKNTSEKTVMKQVIEVLKILHYLKILGPTNIDLFPRNLYPWVTCNEEGPHCDIQQTLNDAITQGASDWLNYIIENNKETSGTALARLQNLIQLVQLLRSDLQKAVEFYDKLFIEHMSFQYAKCLYTFYQKQLSSLCEPEVREICKNLKTLDYSGYNFGNGPTTTDQTMDPLAEGTSLFNLYLTIQRFVTLGEGICPADYNGFDIKNFHQWFHEGVAQWLDIAVYKALQRIEKAVDLDQLVHIDATVKYSSSAVDTLTIFYQVNTFWQQLNWPDIESCYSFIAKIIDDICRCCVFYAEKMAAKVEGMGTVDNIYEKKFEVTNEWCLAINNIDYVRETLEPFARDLGMENIIKKIFEMKSPVEAQRCQDTLDIVISNAIDTVRNSIVELLQTVVQKMTPSMKRLLIEGAELCDQDSNSIDRLMLYVDQNLETMHRELNDENFNRTMEIVWDMLSTTLDEIIQTNIENRRPPSFFANLQKTLTLMLGAYKDPSDCTSCDSLRRTEKILRINGLETCDLIHEVHLDLANKFDKLSESPFGEISFRCKFDGDILKIEVMNARDLAVMDSNGTTDSFVRIHLLPEHKFGNIEKPKTKTHNKTLFPLYDETFTLNLNSEQREVKNGLILLSVKDKDLLGYNNQYIGEAFVRFEDIPNTSDSLNNLPQVKKRLGRPTNLEMDAIKALEHRQGDKQAKEFLKKFKQRLVS, encoded by the exons AATCCAGCAAGTAGATAATGGGTTTTTCGAAAGATTTGGTTCGCTCTTCCGCGAGCAAGCGGAAATGGCTCAGACCAGGGAGCAAGCTGAGAAGGAACAAGTTGCAGAAGCAGCCGCACAAATTGCTCCAAAA gaCGATGAGGAAGAAGACTCAGAAGAAAAACTTACATCCGCAGAGAGTGAATCTTCAACTTCAGACTCTGAAAATGAGAAAGAGGACTTGGAAACTGAGTTTATTGCCGCAGCATTTAAT ATTGATGAACTGTACACCGAGATCCTCTACGTGATCCTGCATAATGTAGGTTGTGACGTCAGCCTGGAAGTAGGCCAAACGTCCCTTTTTTCCTATGCCCAGGACGCTTTCCGGGTGCCCAACGACAAGCATCGTCAGCTGATGGAAATCGCCGAAAACAAGGAAGATCCAGAACTGATCATTAACGTTGAAGTTATCGAAGCCAAAGAACTGAAACCCAAAGACTCTAACGGCATGAGCGACCCTTTCGTCACTTTATATTTAGCCTCCAATACCTCTCATCGGTATAATACTTCCGTCAAGCCGATGACTTTGAATCCCCTATGGGAGGAGCATTTTGCATT ACCTATAACTGATAAATCTGTGGATGACACCCTTTGTCTAGAAGTGTGGGATTTTGACCCTGCCGAATCTGTTAAggaaaaattaggaaaactTTTTGAAGTCAAGGGCGTTAAAGGGATGCGCAAGTTGGTGAAGGAAATCGCAGTTACTGCCACTACCGGTCAGCACGACAACGAGCTTATTGGGCGAGCCAGAATTCCTTTAAAC ACGATTCCAGCCTCTGGAATGACTATGTGGTACACTCTGGACAAGAAGAACAAAGTGGCTAGACAGGGCGTTTTGAAGGTGCGCATCTGCTTTAGCTCTGGGAAAAACAATCAAGTGGCAGCCCAGGAACACCGGCATATGCGACGGATTATTCTTCTGCACGAATTGGAAGTTTCCAAG GTCTCCACTTATTGGTGGTGCGGAAACTTTAGTCCGCAGGCCGAGCAGTTGCTCACCCAACACATCGCCCAATCTGGTCTGAACCCCACCGAGGTGGCCCTTTGCTCTTATTCGGTCTACGCAGGAATTCACCACAATCATCCTTTGAGCTTCACGTTGTTTTCAAAACTGTTGGAGAAATTGTTGAGGCCGCTCCAAACCGAGATTGTGCCTGAAGAAGACTTGCGGCTTTTCTGGGATGCTACACGAAAATTGTTGCCGTCGTGTTTCAGTATTATTAGAAAGattagaaagaaaaacacaAGTGAAAAGACTGTGATGAAGcag GTAATCGAAGTGCTGAAAATTCTGCACTACCTTAAGATTCTAGGACCCACAAACATCGATCTATTTCCCCGTAATCTCTACCCTTGGGTAACGTGTAACGAAGAGGGTCCACACTGTGATATTCAACAAACTCTAAACGATGCCATAACTCAAGGAGCTAGCGATTGGTTGAACTACATTATAGAGAATAACAAAGAGACCAGTGGAACTGCTTTGGCGAGGCTTCAGAACTTGATTCAACTGGTTCAGTTGCTCAGAAGTGATTTGCAGAAAGCCGTGGAGTTTTACGATAAGCTTTTCATTGA GCACATGAGTTTCCAATACGCGAAGTGCCTGTACACGTTCTATCAAAAGCAATTGTCGTCGCTATGCGAGCCGGAGGTGCGtgaaatctgcaaaaaccTCAAGACTTTGGATTATTCAGGGTATAATTTTGGTAATGGGCCGACCACCACGGATCAAACCATGGATCCGTTAGCTGAAGGGACTtcgttatttaatttgtatctGACAATTCAGCGCTTTGTCACGTTGGGGGAGGGCATTTGTCCGGCGGATTATAACGGGTTTGACATCAAGAATTTCCATCAG TGGTTCCACGAAGGCGTAGCTCAGTGGCTGGACATAGCCGTATATAAAGCACTTCAAAGGATAGAAAAGGCAGTGGATTTAGACCAACTTGTACACATAGATGCTACTGTGAAATACAGTTCTTCTGCTGTAGACActttgactattttttatcAG GTAAACACGTTCTGGCAGCAACTAAATTGGCCTGACATTGAAAGTTGCTATAGCTTTATAGCCAAAATCATTGAC GACATTTGTCGATGTTGTGTATTTTATGCGGAAAAAATGGCCGCCAAAGTGGAAGGAATGGGCACCGTTGATAATATCTATGAAAAGAAATTCGAGGTGACTAACGAATGGTGTTTGGCGATAAATAACATCGATTATGTACGCGAAACCTTGGAACCGTTCGCTCGAGATCTGggcatggaaaatattatcaaGAAAATATTCGAAATGAAGAGTCCAGTGGAAGCTCAAAGATGTCAAGATACGTTGGATATTGTCATTTCCAATGCCATTGACACTGTTAGAAATTCCATAGTTGAACTGTTACAAACTGTGGTTCAAAAG ATGACTCCTTCAATGAAACGCCTTTTAATTGAAGGCGCTGAGCTATGCGATCAAGACAGCAACAGCATTGATCGATTAATGCTTTATGTGGACCAGAATTTAGAAACTATGCATCGGGAATTGAATGATGAAAACTTCAATCGCACCATGGAAATCGTGTGGGATATGCTTAGTACGACGTTGGATGAAATTATTCAAACTAATATTGAG AATCGTCGTCCCCCCTCATTTTTCGCCAATCTCCAGAAAACCCTAACCCTTATGCTGGGAGCTTACAAAGACCCCTCCGACTGCACTAGCTGTGATTCATTGAGACGTACTGAAAAGATTTTAAGGATTAACGGATTGGAAACTTGCGACCTCATTCACGAAGTGCATTTAGATCTGGCAAATAAATTCGACAAACTTTCCGAGTCGCCTTTCGGAGAGATTTCGTTTCGGTGCAAGTTTGACGGGGACATTTTGAAGATCGAGGTAATGAACGCACGAGACTTGGCTGTGATGGATTCGAATGGAACCACAGATTCTTTCGTACGGATCCATCTTCTCCCCGAGCACAAATTCGGCAACATTGAAAAGCCAAAAACTAAGACTCACAATAAGACGCTTTTCCCGCTTTATGATGAGACTTTTACTTT GAATTTGAATAGTGAACAAAGAGAAGTCAAAAATGGACTTATACTGCTGAGCGTAAAGGATAAAGACTTGCTGGGGTACAATAACCAGTATATTGGAGAGGCGTTTGTGCGATTTGAAGATATTCCAAACACCAGTGATTCACTGAATAATTTACCCCAAGTCAAAAAGAGATTGGGGCGACCGACTAACCTAG AAATGGATGCCATCAAGGCGTTGGAACACAGACAGGGCGACAAACAAGCCAAAGAGTTCCTTAAAAAGTTCAAGCAGAGATTGGTTTCCTAG
- the stac gene encoding protein unc-13 homolog 4B isoform X3, which yields MGDMESEELMWKQIYTRLNSQKSVNQVDKSEHEIRIQQVDNGFFERFGSLFREQAEMAQTREQAEKEQVAEAAAQIAPKDDEEEDSEEKLTSAESESSTSDSENEKEDLETEFIAAAFNIDELYTEILYVILHNVGCDVSLEVGQTSLFSYAQDAFRVPNDKHRQLMEIAENKEDPELIINVEVIEAKELKPKDSNGMSDPFVTLYLASNTSHRYNTSVKPMTLNPLWEEHFALPITDKSVDDTLCLEVWDFDPAESVKEKLGKLFEVKGVKGMRKLVKEIAVTATTGQHDNELIGRARIPLNTIPASGMTMWYTLDKKNKVARQGVLKVRICFSSGKNNQVAAQEHRHMRRIILLHELEVSKVSTYWWCGNFSPQAEQLLTQHIAQSGLNPTEVALCSYSVYAGIHHNHPLSFTLFSKLLEKLLRPLQTEIVPEEDLRLFWDATRKLLPSCFSIIRKIRKKNTSEKTVMKQVIEVLKILHYLKILGPTNIDLFPRNLYPWVTCNEEGPHCDIQQTLNDAITQGASDWLNYIIENNKETSGTALARLQNLIQLVQLLRSDLQKAVEFYDKLFIEHMSFQYAKCLYTFYQKQLSSLCEPEVREICKNLKTLDYSGYNFGNGPTTTDQTMDPLAEGTSLFNLYLTIQRFVTLGEGICPADYNGFDIKNFHQWFHEGVAQWLDIAVYKALQRIEKAVDLDQLVHIDATVKYSSSAVDTLTIFYQVNTFWQQLNWPDIESCYSFIAKIIDDICRCCVFYAEKMAAKVEGMGTVDNIYEKKFEVTNEWCLAINNIDYVRETLEPFARDLGMENIIKKIFEMKSPVEAQRCQDTLDIVISNAIDTVRNSIVELLQTVVQKMTPSMKRLLIEGAELCDQDSNSIDRLMLYVDQNLETMHRELNDENFNRTMEIVWDMLSTTLDEIIQTNIENRRPPSFFANLQKTLTLMLGAYKDPSDCTSCDSLRRTEKILRINGLETCDLIHEVHLDLANKFDKLSESPFGEISFRCKFDGDILKIEVMNARDLAVMDSNGTTDSFVRIHLLPEHKFGNIEKPKTKTHNKTLFPLYDETFTLNLNSEQREVKNGLILLSVKDKDLLGYNNQYIGEAFVRFEDIPNTSDSLNNLPQVKKRLGRPTNLEMDAIKALEHRQGDKQAKEFLKKFKQRLVS from the exons AATCCAGCAAGTAGATAATGGGTTTTTCGAAAGATTTGGTTCGCTCTTCCGCGAGCAAGCGGAAATGGCTCAGACCAGGGAGCAAGCTGAGAAGGAACAAGTTGCAGAAGCAGCCGCACAAATTGCTCCAAAA gaCGATGAGGAAGAAGACTCAGAAGAAAAACTTACATCCGCAGAGAGTGAATCTTCAACTTCAGACTCTGAAAATGAGAAAGAGGACTTGGAAACTGAGTTTATTGCCGCAGCATTTAAT ATTGATGAACTGTACACCGAGATCCTCTACGTGATCCTGCATAATGTAGGTTGTGACGTCAGCCTGGAAGTAGGCCAAACGTCCCTTTTTTCCTATGCCCAGGACGCTTTCCGGGTGCCCAACGACAAGCATCGTCAGCTGATGGAAATCGCCGAAAACAAGGAAGATCCAGAACTGATCATTAACGTTGAAGTTATCGAAGCCAAAGAACTGAAACCCAAAGACTCTAACGGCATGAGCGACCCTTTCGTCACTTTATATTTAGCCTCCAATACCTCTCATCGGTATAATACTTCCGTCAAGCCGATGACTTTGAATCCCCTATGGGAGGAGCATTTTGCATT ACCTATAACTGATAAATCTGTGGATGACACCCTTTGTCTAGAAGTGTGGGATTTTGACCCTGCCGAATCTGTTAAggaaaaattaggaaaactTTTTGAAGTCAAGGGCGTTAAAGGGATGCGCAAGTTGGTGAAGGAAATCGCAGTTACTGCCACTACCGGTCAGCACGACAACGAGCTTATTGGGCGAGCCAGAATTCCTTTAAAC ACGATTCCAGCCTCTGGAATGACTATGTGGTACACTCTGGACAAGAAGAACAAAGTGGCTAGACAGGGCGTTTTGAAGGTGCGCATCTGCTTTAGCTCTGGGAAAAACAATCAAGTGGCAGCCCAGGAACACCGGCATATGCGACGGATTATTCTTCTGCACGAATTGGAAGTTTCCAAG GTCTCCACTTATTGGTGGTGCGGAAACTTTAGTCCGCAGGCCGAGCAGTTGCTCACCCAACACATCGCCCAATCTGGTCTGAACCCCACCGAGGTGGCCCTTTGCTCTTATTCGGTCTACGCAGGAATTCACCACAATCATCCTTTGAGCTTCACGTTGTTTTCAAAACTGTTGGAGAAATTGTTGAGGCCGCTCCAAACCGAGATTGTGCCTGAAGAAGACTTGCGGCTTTTCTGGGATGCTACACGAAAATTGTTGCCGTCGTGTTTCAGTATTATTAGAAAGattagaaagaaaaacacaAGTGAAAAGACTGTGATGAAGcag GTAATCGAAGTGCTGAAAATTCTGCACTACCTTAAGATTCTAGGACCCACAAACATCGATCTATTTCCCCGTAATCTCTACCCTTGGGTAACGTGTAACGAAGAGGGTCCACACTGTGATATTCAACAAACTCTAAACGATGCCATAACTCAAGGAGCTAGCGATTGGTTGAACTACATTATAGAGAATAACAAAGAGACCAGTGGAACTGCTTTGGCGAGGCTTCAGAACTTGATTCAACTGGTTCAGTTGCTCAGAAGTGATTTGCAGAAAGCCGTGGAGTTTTACGATAAGCTTTTCATTGA GCACATGAGTTTCCAATACGCGAAGTGCCTGTACACGTTCTATCAAAAGCAATTGTCGTCGCTATGCGAGCCGGAGGTGCGtgaaatctgcaaaaaccTCAAGACTTTGGATTATTCAGGGTATAATTTTGGTAATGGGCCGACCACCACGGATCAAACCATGGATCCGTTAGCTGAAGGGACTtcgttatttaatttgtatctGACAATTCAGCGCTTTGTCACGTTGGGGGAGGGCATTTGTCCGGCGGATTATAACGGGTTTGACATCAAGAATTTCCATCAG TGGTTCCACGAAGGCGTAGCTCAGTGGCTGGACATAGCCGTATATAAAGCACTTCAAAGGATAGAAAAGGCAGTGGATTTAGACCAACTTGTACACATAGATGCTACTGTGAAATACAGTTCTTCTGCTGTAGACActttgactattttttatcAG GTAAACACGTTCTGGCAGCAACTAAATTGGCCTGACATTGAAAGTTGCTATAGCTTTATAGCCAAAATCATTGAC GACATTTGTCGATGTTGTGTATTTTATGCGGAAAAAATGGCCGCCAAAGTGGAAGGAATGGGCACCGTTGATAATATCTATGAAAAGAAATTCGAGGTGACTAACGAATGGTGTTTGGCGATAAATAACATCGATTATGTACGCGAAACCTTGGAACCGTTCGCTCGAGATCTGggcatggaaaatattatcaaGAAAATATTCGAAATGAAGAGTCCAGTGGAAGCTCAAAGATGTCAAGATACGTTGGATATTGTCATTTCCAATGCCATTGACACTGTTAGAAATTCCATAGTTGAACTGTTACAAACTGTGGTTCAAAAG ATGACTCCTTCAATGAAACGCCTTTTAATTGAAGGCGCTGAGCTATGCGATCAAGACAGCAACAGCATTGATCGATTAATGCTTTATGTGGACCAGAATTTAGAAACTATGCATCGGGAATTGAATGATGAAAACTTCAATCGCACCATGGAAATCGTGTGGGATATGCTTAGTACGACGTTGGATGAAATTATTCAAACTAATATTGAG AATCGTCGTCCCCCCTCATTTTTCGCCAATCTCCAGAAAACCCTAACCCTTATGCTGGGAGCTTACAAAGACCCCTCCGACTGCACTAGCTGTGATTCATTGAGACGTACTGAAAAGATTTTAAGGATTAACGGATTGGAAACTTGCGACCTCATTCACGAAGTGCATTTAGATCTGGCAAATAAATTCGACAAACTTTCCGAGTCGCCTTTCGGAGAGATTTCGTTTCGGTGCAAGTTTGACGGGGACATTTTGAAGATCGAGGTAATGAACGCACGAGACTTGGCTGTGATGGATTCGAATGGAACCACAGATTCTTTCGTACGGATCCATCTTCTCCCCGAGCACAAATTCGGCAACATTGAAAAGCCAAAAACTAAGACTCACAATAAGACGCTTTTCCCGCTTTATGATGAGACTTTTACTTT GAATTTGAATAGTGAACAAAGAGAAGTCAAAAATGGACTTATACTGCTGAGCGTAAAGGATAAAGACTTGCTGGGGTACAATAACCAGTATATTGGAGAGGCGTTTGTGCGATTTGAAGATATTCCAAACACCAGTGATTCACTGAATAATTTACCCCAAGTCAAAAAGAGATTGGGGCGACCGACTAACCTAG AAATGGATGCCATCAAGGCGTTGGAACACAGACAGGGCGACAAACAAGCCAAAGAGTTCCTTAAAAAGTTCAAGCAGAGATTGGTTTCCTAG